The following coding sequences are from one Carcharodon carcharias isolate sCarCar2 chromosome 11, sCarCar2.pri, whole genome shotgun sequence window:
- the LOC121284409 gene encoding octapeptide-repeat protein T2-like, with product RERERESERERARERERGKESEGKRARERERGKESEGKRARERERGKESEGKRARERERGKESEGKRARERERGKESEGKRAREREKGAREREREKESERKRAREREREKESERERERERKRAREKESERERERERENEREKERTRERKRERERERESERERESERERESERERESERDRESERETERARERESERERERERKSERKRAREREREKESERKRARERE from the exons agagagcgagagagagagagcgagagagagagagcgagggaaagagagcgagggaaagagagcgagggaaagagagcgagggaaagagagcgagggaaagagagcgagggaaagagagcgagggaaagagagcgagggaaagagagcgagggaaagagagcgagggaaagagagcgagggaaagagagcgagggaaagagagcgagggaaagagagcgagggaaagagagcgagggaaagagagcgagggaaagaga aaagggagcgagagaaagggagcgagagaaagagagcgagagaaagagagcgagagaaagagagcgagagaaagagagcgagagagaaagagagcgagagagaaagagagcgagagagaaagagagcgagagagaaagagagcgagagagagagaacgagagagagaaagagagaacgagagagagaaagagagaacgagagagagaaagagagagcgagagagaaagagagagcgagagagaaagagagagcgagagagaaagagagagcgagagagacagagagagcgagagagagacagagagagcgagagagagagagagcgagagagaaagagagcgagagagaaagagcgagagaaagagagcgagagaaagagagcgagagaaagagagcgagagaaagagagcgagagaaagagag
- the LOC121284407 gene encoding RNA-binding protein 25-like yields the protein ERESERERESERERESERERERERERESESEREKESEREKERARERKRERERERESEREKERARERKRERERERESEREKERARERKRERERERESEREKERARERKRERERERESERDKERARERERARERERARERKREREREKESEREKKRAREREREKESERKRAREREREKESERKRARERERERERERERERERERERESERKREREREREREREREKERAREKERARE from the coding sequence gaaagagagagcgagagagaaagagagagcgagagagaaagagagagcgagagagaaagagagcgagagagagaaagagagagcgagagcgagagagagaaagagagcgagagagagaaagagagagcgagagagagaaagagagagcgagagagagaaagagagagcgagagagagaaagagagagcgagagagagaaagagagagcgagagagagaaagagagagcgagagagagaaagagagagcgagagagagaaagagagagcgagagagagaaagagagagcgagagagagaaagagagagcgagagagagaaagagagagcgagagagagaaagagagagcgagagagacaaagagagagcgagagagagagagagagcgagagagagagagagagcgagagagagaaaaagagagcgagagagagaaaaagagagcgagagagagaaaaagagagcgagagaaagagagcgagagaaagagagcgagagaaagagagcgagagaaagagagcgagagaaagagagcgagagaaagagagcgagagaaagagagcgagagagagaacgagagagagagcgagagagagaaagagagagagaaagagagagcgagagaaagagagagcgagagagagagagagagcgagagagagagagagagaaagagagagcgagagagaaagagagagcgagagag